The following is a genomic window from Phycisphaerae bacterium.
TCAGTTGCTCAGCCATATGGGTTCTCCTCTCAGTTCAGGGATGGGGACCACCCGCCCGCCTCCCGGTCGCGGGCGGTCCAGATGTCCGCGTCAGTCGGGGGCGGCGGCCTGTTCGCCAGGTCGCGAATCGTCACGATCACGCGTCCGCCGCGCACGACCTGTGTCCGGTGAATCAACAGCCAGACGATCCGGCTGTCGTCGGGGAACGCGCCGCCGTGCTGGCAGGCGTCGAGCACGGCCTTCAGCAGGTTGTCGATATCGCGGCGCCGGCGGTCGGGCGGGTACACCTCCACCGTCACCGCCAGCCGGCCTTGCGCCGGCGACAGGCGGCGCGCTGCCAGAATGCGCGCTACCCGTCGTCGGAACTCCCGCCCGGCCCGGCTGATCAGCGTCCGCGGGCCGACTCGCCGGTAGTAGTGGTTCACCGACGGCGGCCAGGGCAGCTCGATCGTCACCGGCGCTACCGCTGCCATGGCGCTTTCCCGTTGCCGATCACCGCCGGTCGCGCCGCAGCCGCGCCCTTCTTCTCGTAGCCCTTGATGACGTTCGTCGGCTCGCCGGTGTCGTCGCGGTTCTTGACGCCGACCTTGACGGTCAGCGGGAGGTTGTGCAGCTCGACCGAGTCCTGTGGCGCCAGCACGCCCACCGCCCGGCAGATCGCCGACAGCTCCGCGCGGGCGATCTTGACCGCCGTCGCGTCGGGGTTGTCGAGGTTCAGGCGGGCCCACAGGTTCCGCCCCTTGTGCTCGCCCTCGATGATCTGGAACGTCAGCTCCAGATACTGGCCGGTGCCCTTCTTGGTGGGCTTCATCTCGCTGGCGGTGATCACCGCCGTGTACTTCCCGGCCGGGACCGGATCGAACGCGAAGTTCGGGTCCACGGCGCCGGCGTCAAAGCCGTTCAGGTTCGCCACGTTCAGTCTCCTTCTGGGTTGGGGGTTTCCGTGTCAGCCAGGGGGTTCTCGCCGCGCAGGAAGGCGGCGTAGATGCGGTAGTCCAGGGGGATCTCCTCCGGCAGCCCGAGGCGGTTCTTGGCCACGTGCGCGGGCCGCTCGGTCGTGCAGAGGATGCGCACGCCGTCGCCGATTGCCTGCACGCGCTTGCGGTCGAACGCCTC
Proteins encoded in this region:
- a CDS encoding RusA family crossover junction endodeoxyribonuclease, whose protein sequence is MAAVAPVTIELPWPPSVNHYYRRVGPRTLISRAGREFRRRVARILAARRLSPAQGRLAVTVEVYPPDRRRRDIDNLLKAVLDACQHGGAFPDDSRIVWLLIHRTQVVRGGRVIVTIRDLANRPPPPTDADIWTARDREAGGWSPSLN
- a CDS encoding DUF669 domain-containing protein, with the protein product MANLNGFDAGAVDPNFAFDPVPAGKYTAVITASEMKPTKKGTGQYLELTFQIIEGEHKGRNLWARLNLDNPDATAVKIARAELSAICRAVGVLAPQDSVELHNLPLTVKVGVKNRDDTGEPTNVIKGYEKKGAAAARPAVIGNGKAPWQR